One genomic window of Dermacentor andersoni chromosome 8, qqDerAnde1_hic_scaffold, whole genome shotgun sequence includes the following:
- the LOC129383301 gene encoding uncharacterized protein has protein sequence MHGAYAVALVALCATNTVVLAKLGSPGGPLKLPRDMIDSFEAFSNFPYSVAISDSDNDTMFECVVAKRTEIDPVERTATFVWHFVETDHSPEQDIPFYGRSGTSPGTMEVVVGDDPTVLEGIFYYSSKDCVVMDLEYHGHQCLLWTRWQFKDSVPQHCIDHFVDTCGVVPPAHSRDLCPDGEGDY, from the exons ATGCATGGTGCGTACGCAGTCGCCTTGGTGGCTCTTTGTGCCACAAACACCGTTGTCTTGGCCAAGCTTGGTTCACCGGGAGGACCATTGAAGCTGCCGCGCGACATGATTGACAGCTTCGAG GCTTTCTCCAACTTTCCGTACTCGGTGGCCATATCGGACTCGGACAACGACACCATGTTCGAGTGTGTGGTTGCCAAAAGGACAGAGATCGACCCCGTGGAGCGAACAGCCACGTTCGTCTGGCACTTTGTGGAGACTGACCATTCGCCTGA GCAAGATATTCCTTTCTATGGACGGTCTGGAACGAGTCCGGGAACGATGGAGGTTGTTGTCGGTGACG ACCCAACGGTCCTGGAGGGAATTTTCTACTATTCCAGCAAGGACTGCGTCGTGATGGACCTCGAGTATCACGGACACC AATGCCTCCTCTGGACACGCTGGCAGTTTAAGGACTCCGTGCCGCAACACTGCATCGACCATTTCGTGGACACTTGCGGTGTCGTGCCTCCGGCACACAGCAGAGACCTCTGCCCTGACGGCGAAGGGGACTACTAG